The DNA region GAAATAAAACACTGCAAAGTTCGTGAAGAAGTGCATGATTTTTGCTCGAgaaaaattagagaagaaaagTTTATGCAGCTCGTAGTGCCATATAATCCACATCAACCTGCAGTAGATACAGACGAACAAAGGAAATGCATGTATATACATGACATTATGAAAAATGAATATTCGTCTGATAAGGCAAAGTCTTTCGAAAAAACTCAGGGGTCTCTAGAGTTCATTGCGCATCCGAAATTCAGTATACCTCACCGCACTAATCTTTATCCTTTACTTAATGACTTCACACTTATTAGGGTGTTGCATTTATTGGATATGTACTTGGAAAGTTCTTGGGCTACTGCATTCCAATCACTAACTCACTTGCGGTACCTTGCAATTTTTGTCAAGGAACTTGATTTCAAGTGGTTGTCACACCTACTCCATCTGCAAACTTTGCGGGTTCGTTCATCTTATACGATGATATCACCTGCTATTTGGAGAATGGCAAAGTTGAGGCATGTGGATATAAACGAATTTTCAATCACATGGGAAGAGAATGAGCGAGTGAATTTTGTAGAATCTTCAGAAATTGTGTTATACAACTTGAAGACGCTTGGCATGTTCTATATGTCTGTGGCTGACATGACTCCAAATTTCTGGGGGAAGTTTCCAAATCTTGAAGAATTAAAGCTCCACATTGATGAATTTGGTGATGTTCCTGATGATTCGGTGCTTTCCATAAAACTTGACTTCCCCTCAAGTCTAAAGGTTTTGTCCCTTTGCGACATTTTCCTAACGGATGAAATAGTTTTAACTATTGCAAGACTGCGACAACTTGAGACTCTTAAATTATCCGAGATATACTTAACGGGGGAAAAGATCTTGGACCTCAATGATAATGAGTTCCCTGTGCTCAGAGTTTTGAAATTACATCATGTGTTTATGATCCGGTGGATTTGCTCAAATGCATCTTCATCATTTCCTCTGCTTGAAACACTAGTCATAAAAAGTTGTTCCAAACTTGAGGAGATCCCATATAGCTTTGCGGATATTGAAGCACTGCAATTTATTGAAGTGATCAAATGCGGGAAGTCTGTTTTGGAATCAGCTCTGGAGATTCAAGAATGCCGTCGTGAAGAAAGCAATTTCCAAGTTCAAGTCTCATACAAAGACTAGAGACGGTAAGTGATTTCGTAATTGTGATACTCCTGCAGTAAGAAACAGACTCTTTCTGCTGCTTTAATTTACACCTCTCCATTGCATCTGATATGATAGCGATTTTAGAAACTTATATCTTGCATGCTAAAGTTCACGTCTCATCTTTCAATATTTACAGCATTCCTAGGCAGTGTTTGGAATTGCGTAGAAGCTTCACGCCTCTCATTTCCTTCAGAAAAATGCCTCCATGAAGTCGCAATTGAGAATTTTATATATTACTGTTTATGCTTTGCGTATAGtgcttcttttttcctttttttgaagATTTCGAAAACTACTATTGAGAACAGATGATCCGTAACTTTACCTTATGCCAATTGTGCCACACATTGCAATTGTTCGGGGtttgtcctgattttcttactATATTTGATTTTCACATCTCTTGAAGGAAAGGTAACATATTTAACATAATTGATTTAACCTTTtacgaaaaagaaaatagaattcTTCTTTATTTGGCTAGTTCTTTTTttggaaggaaaatattttggcttctataaattaaggatctttccttctcattcagtaacacccacaatgtagccataaggCATTTGAGAGTTTTGTTTAGGGGGAGAATTTGTGAGATAAGTGTTATGTTGTCACTTGTGTGtgcctctttgtgaggttgttctctcgatattttgtactctcttttatatagtggattagataaaattattaataactttgtataagaaaaaccagaaatatTGAATTTAAATGAAATTACAtatgaactttttttttcttttatataaaaaaaatatggcCTCTCATTGAAGTTTTGCTTTAGGCCTCCATGTTTATTGAGCCGCCCTTGTAGGTAATGAATAACCACATGCTAGCTTTTTCCATACTCTGTATTGTTCTTTACCTGATAACTTCTGAAAACTTTTTAAGTTTCTATTTCATTTAGATGTTATGTCTCAAAGCACAAGTGATGGATTGATCTTAGCCATCTTGGCATACTTGGTAGTGACTAATTCACCTGGTCACTTCCTCATAGTTAGGGTTGTTGAGTTCATTACACGAATGCACAAATTCCACTTGGTTAGATTTTGATAGTTAGGTATGTTCTCCCTTCAGTTCGGTACTTGAATGCACATAGATTGTCAGAAATACCATTGATATTTTTTCCCCATAAGGGAACATGACAAAGAACTAAAGATAGGAAAATATAGTTGTTTCAATGGAGTGTTTCAATCATATTTGTTGTCTTTGTAATAAGTGTGTCATATTAGTCATGTTGGTATCATTGTACAAGCAACATATCTCTACTACATACTATCAAATGAAGGTTCATATATTGTTCTTATTTCAGGTCTTTGTAATCATATTTGGATGTACTCTTTGACTTAAAGGTAATTTCTTCTGTCTTACTCCAATTTTCATACTGCTATGACTAAACACAAGATTTACTTTGTGAATTGGGGTTCTTGTTAGTGGGATTATGGCTGTGAATTTTTCTGTATTTAGTTGTTGATCAGTGGGTTCCTACTGGATTTGGTGTTTGGATTACTAATTAAAGTAGCTACATTGCTGGTGTTTGTATTGCTGATTGCAGTTTAACAATCTTTggtgtgtgagtttgggttcttCCTAATGTGATTGGCTATGAAATTATGCTATAGTatgtgttgcaccctattttgcacttgTCAAAACAAGaatcaacttgtggtttctctgttgttgatgaaagagagtcgccatctaatatttaaaggtatactagggtacatatttaattactaagtcatattctttattagtctgctaaccggtgagattatgaGTAAggattcttgttcttctaaggggaggGTGTTAGACACCTGATCTCGTCCaagttcacacctcaattcaaggttataAAACGGTTgattgcaatagtaatacccaacaaggagtcggggtTGAATTTCACATGGAGCTATACGTGAGATTTAGGAGTATAAATTGCAGTGTATGAGTATGAACTATctcaaattacacttccacaaattgaTGGTTGTTCTATGTCTATTCCAATTTAAGATTGCAAGATTAAGTAATGAAACTGagaaattgtttttgttgttgtttttcaaatactGTAAAAGGCCTAgtgctatgaccttcacctaggtgtttgcttaacgagttgtaaactttaaagcttgttttattggtcggggtgtattatagctatcaacacttgagtacccactcaatacctctcggtcagagaatgactttgcccaatttggctttctcaagttcaAATGGGTGTTGAACAAAACGGCTGATACAAAGCCCAAgttgggttttactatctctagattcaaccctttaattgagactatcaatctcttgattcaccccaatttcttgttagctaaattttcctagactaagtctctctttctcaagtagagaccaagttaATGggtgtttgcaaccattaattctacaactAAAAGTACGAACAatgctaaataataaacactcaaccataaacaagcaataaatcaaacacccattaagtttacactctagggttgggtcacaaacctagtaaaaatctagctactcatgcttaaaacggaagaaatagaagaagaaatgataattaaacccatattgataattaaaataaagaaatctATGTTTAAAAAgctcaaaatggcaaaaactactaaagagagtaaagaaaaacgACTACTGTAGTTGCTGATGTCAAAAATTTaacctaaaaaagtgaaactcttctatttatacagagctggattttcggacaaaaatgccctttcggaggttctgcggtcggacaattccatgtgcggtccgcactttgcttcaaAATGACAAGATTGGAATCTTGCGGCCACATCTCTCTCTTTCTACGGTccacacatttctgagtgcggccgcacatggcTCTTTTACGGACCGCATAAATGCAACTGCGGCCACGTAGCTGATCTTCcttggccgcacaataattgtgcggtcctcACTTCCGTTGAACTTGATAtgcaggttctctgaacttttgctcttGCCTAGCTTCTATGGCCGCACTTCTCACAGATCTCTGATAAGTTCTTTTGCACAATCTGTGGCCGCATATGATGTTCTGCTGCCCGCACTTTAAGCTTCTGTGtctgtttttgtccttgagttcagatcactcgttcttgagttgaattttatcttggaggctcattttccaatattcctgcaattaagcatatgccattagttttcgggaacacaattaaatgcttttggactaaaacgaaagttaaaaggcgctaataagtggtcaaaatccccatttatcaactcccccaaacttaagcttttgcttgtcctcaagcaaataaagtaattcccacctccataAGTTAAGAGGTATTCCAGCTAATCAAAAATGCAtaaatcacacatcaattgggaccaacaattacccacaacacttatgaattatcaacaaggcgatgagttgagattttaagcgcaaatagttctaatgtgacacttgagcatcaaaagttgactttattcatcaaggaagctcgctctttcatgtaggtcattgtggatcccaaactccttctcctctactctccgttagcatatctcactaaagaatgtagcactcaattcaaagatttgtgaaaggttTGCTCAtatctctcaaaagaatgccacaagtacggatctaagtaccatatgcttgcccctcatgtagatcaacactaatgtaagttcactcggTTTGAAATCACGTAGGACGTTTTCGGAATGCAATGAAGGcgtttggactaaggttggatatgttGTAATAGAacaggttcatctttccttaagcactccactcCCTCTTATCGGCTCATGTTTTGCCAACtttttgaggcattttctttttcttaggggaactagagagacttaaaatcactctttcttggtcatgatattcattttctccttctttgttttctccatgctttgcatcattactaTTCTTTGAAATCCATTCAAcccttcaacttattcactttcttcttgcattttttctttttgttcttctttcttattcttgcctttccttctattcatttcttttctctttttgtgccttaatacctttttcaaactcatcgtctctcccccaaacttacattttttagtcaattgtttcacaagagtgttaagaaaagctcgggtgccaaaatagggtcacgacaaaacgggtaaaTGCTTGTAACATGGTGATCAAATGAGAAAGattttaggctcaaatgggttgactaagGATAACAACAGTggtgggccatggaaaatttcaagcgggtcaaggagagactacaatcacttctcaagacAAGCAAAACTTAATATTTCGCCTCGAAACACATTTGGGGCatgttctagaccattcgcacaggtacttggacttgcaacaaaaatatctcacctctcacacagcTAGAtggttaaagaggatagagtcgagggcccacaatgaccatattcaagattgaaaatcactatggttcgactaaaccactcgatggttgcttaagtcaacacaagagtcagaaggtcacTAACTATTCTTTCCAAAaacttatttttaatcataagcatgtagttaagtgtgttggtaccaagtgaagcatgtttgactcttcgagcctgactcaattaggtctttttattccttattactactattcttacctaaataccaaaaacagactcaattccttaagaaggttgtcacgccatccatcgttgggaagagtcacccggttcacaaaaaaattaaagaaccgtggcattaagaaaaccaaaggcttattgtccaCTCAAACATAAAAAAGGAGCTACTAtattaaaaagaagctattagaTTAAACAAAAAGCTACTGAATTAAACATtgactaataagaaaataaaataaagaagctacaaagcaaGCTACTGCAAGCATAATGAATATACATAGtgaagaaggaaaagagaaaatatatacataaatagagagagaaagaggagaaTCTATAcatgataaaaagaaaaaggaaaatgttatcagttattacaagccaaatgtcaaatcatccaaatatcaaataaactccccccccccccccgaataaaagtaagcattgtccccaatgcttaacaaaataagaataaagaaGGGTAAGAGTGAAGAGGACTCCCTATGTGGCTGTGTCCATAGCAGCGTCACTGCCCCTAgtctcctctaactggatctcatcatcctcgacTTTGGGAGTAACTGGGTGGGTGAACATCTGGCAcactgcctcagcagtgtcggtagccaggtctggctcctcagactggctagCTGGTGCCACTGGTGCTGATAGATCTACTGGTGCTGCTGGATCTGTCTCCATCAGCATATCAAATGGAAGGTCCCCAGCGATTGATATTTTGGTGACCTCTCTCCTCAGGCCGTCTAATGATTTCTTGGATGCTTGggttttcttcatcttctttaccTTCTTCCCAAGCTCCTCAATTACTGCTCTATGTGCTActaaagtgttcatgatggtctGCTGATTctccaaaatcttcttcaatgtatccTCCACTGTTGGAGGAATATGGGGTGTCGGGGTGGATGACTGTGCTACAACAACACTGGAtaagtcagacagctttgcagtagctgtgtgcatccagttgttgaggctcgccagtgtctgggagactcgcatcGCAGATAGTGGATGAGTGGGCATAGGCACCGGCCTTAAAGTCGAGGTGGACATAATTGATGCTGAAGGCTCTGAAGAAGGAGGTAGAGGCATGGCAGCTGCACTGGTAGAAGTAatggtggcaagtgggccggtccaggcccggaaccgcgggccaaacgggctaaacgggccaggaccgtttggtccagttttagtgggcctggggcggtctcgtgggccggtcctatgatttgggcccaCCAGACCCCGGGACCATTTAGCCCGCCAGGGActgggaccggcccgggaccggatcggtcccttagcgggccaaatggtcccaacggctattttgtttttaaaaaaaaaaaacaattttttttttaaaatatagccattgggctgtcaaaaatagccatttaaccccccaaactttgttttaatcccaaactttttataattacactttttccctattttcaactataaataccccatcattctttcattttttcttacaaaatcatcaatctatcacaatctctctctaattttcttctataattgctactattgtttactttattgttactaagtgtataatatataagctatattcgatatatatatatatatatatatatatatatatatatatatatatactatactatactatatgtacatcttatatagcttatatactatacacttagtatatatatactttttagtaGTAACATGAAATGACCAAAGTATGGTACTTTTTAGCTAgtataaatatggaatgatagaagatcaagttttagcttAACTCAGTTTTAATTGAAATTGTAATCTGAGTtgagctaaaacttgatcttctatcatttcatatttataccAGCTAAGAAGTACCATACTTTGGTCCTTTCATGTTacttgtgtgtgtgtatatatatatatatatatatatatatatatatatatatatatatatatatatatatatatatatataagatgtatatataatatagtatagtatagtatatatatatatatatatatatatatatataagctatattcaataagctatatatacatcttatatactataaatgagatgtatatatagtatagtatagtatatatactaaatgagatgtatatatagtatagtatagtatatatatatatatatatatatatatatatattaaataaaatttaggtcacaattctataataaaatttacaaagcattgctttagatatttttttaacatccttttgtctctactatctatttaattttttttttttaaaaaatccgTTGGGCTCATTTAGCCCGCGGGGCGGGaccatttagcccgggaccaaacggttccagtcccggtcccgggccggtccctacaaaaagaccgtttagtccgggaccgtttggcccgtttaGTTCGAGGTCATTTAGTATCTTTAATGCGTCCGATAGTCGATACGATAgcggatgcatcgatgctgaagttatactccgacaaccgaggtgcttccttaggtccggtatgcctgtcGAACCCACTCCTTTTCATCAGCCCCCGAGATCCTTGGCCTCGATCATTTCTCTTTTCGCCTCGTACAGGGTTGCGTGAAGGTTCTTTACCCCTACGATCTCCGTTATACGGCCTGTATCGATCTTTGTTTGACCTTGATTCTCGGTCGATACCCCTTTTAATATTGGATCCagaacccaactggtcgtcttcgactcttattttggattgatatcgattatgcaaatcagcccaagtaatagctgggtactcgatcaggttatgctttagCCGCCgagaagccatcgagcttcgttcgtttagaccttgagtgaaagcttgaacggcccaatcgtctgtgactggtggtaaatccattcgctccatttggaaacgagatacgaattctcttagcatctcgttatccttttgtcttaccttgaataggtatgacttcctggtctcgacctttatggccccagcATGGGCTTTCACGAAAGAatttgcaagcatagcaaaagaatcaatagagttatatggtaaattatgataccatatcatttctccctttgacagggtttcaccgaattgtttcaacaacacagattcgatcTCTTCGACCctagatcattccctttgatggaacatgtgtaagaggtgacatgttcgttggggttggtcgttccattatatttaggaatctcgggcatgcgaaacttcttagggatcggtttaggagccgcacttggggggaaaggcttttgtatgaattttttggaatctaagcccttcaatatcggtggtgtccccgggatctgatcaaccctggagttatatgtttctagTTTTTAGTCATTTGCCTCGATCCTTTTTTCTCCTGACTCTATTCATTTcgtcagttcttcgaacatcttaatAATTttgggattagtccccgattcttgctcatttgaccttactatagctgaccccgttttgtgggtgacttcttggggaGGATTGGGCTCGAGTCCGGTTGGTGCCTGGGTTTGGGTCTGCAACTGGCTATttctacttgttgagcttgcaacatctcgaagatcatacgcaagctgattctatttttctcagcattttgggtatttcgagctgCAGACCGAGTCCCACCATGAATGTTGTTTTCAGGGTCAGAACTTCgcctcgatggccacatgtgaattgaCGTCTATTGGCTCTACGACCCGAGCTCCAACGGGATCGACGAATGGCCTTCCGCCCCCGAGGgttaagttgttgttctcatcttgaaggcaaacttcgttgtcgataggtagggccattaattgagaattTGACTTTttcaacctgaaatcaaagatacttccaagagcaagtgtaaaatagtgtgtctTGTATAGATTCATACCAAACAACCACCCTTAGCTTcacggtgggcgctaaactaTTTTctcgaaaaacggatagagttgaatttgtacgtagttctaagggtacgtggtataacttgacacaaatcgtaaaagtaaatagaaatatttaatatTGATTGTAAAGAATAAAATACCAACCAAGATGAATGGAGAATAATTTATGGATAAGCTAGATGAATTAATGTATAAAGCTCAAAAGGATAATCTCCCAAAATGATAATGTCCCAATAGTATGTGAGTTATATTGTATGAATGCCTTGATgattccccttttacaaaaataatagcCATCCttcttatagtggagggatcctactttggatataattaaaaatacatagtggagaacccatgatagattagttttTTCCTGATTCCCgacgagattctctcccttagtgcggctgtaacaACTCTTGtcccttggctcgatcttgatcaTACTTGATATTGacttgagctcgatattgactcgggctCGGTATTGGTCGGTCTATGGCTCTTAAGCTCGATAACTCTATTTTACATtatagctcgatattgactcgggctCGGTATTGTCAGTCTCTGGCTCTTAAGCTTGATAACTCTATTTCACATtatagctcgatattgactcgggctCGACAATGGCTTCGAGCTCGGAACTCGATTGGTTCCCAAACATGAGCTCGGGGACCTGGCTTCAGATCTCATCATGATATTACGGAGACGCTCCTTGGTCCACtatgttccaatcttgactaatcataCGAAGGTCGAAATCCGGTTTGACTGACTACACATGCGAAGGTCGAAAACCTGTTTGACCGTATACACTAAGTTCATTGGATTCTTGTTTAGTGTATTCAactctttgtttatttttatttcaccAAGTTGGATTTAGATGAAGTTTGTGACTTAATCCTATGGTTTAGTTTATTCTACTTTTCTTGTTATATAATCCAACTAGTGCTTATTAATTTGGTTCTGAACTCTAACCAAAAGAAGTCGTTTGATTTTATAATCTTGATTCCTACGTTTTTATCTTAACCGAGAGGTACGTTTTGGGTATTTGGGAGTTGCGATTACATGTATATAATTGGAAGGGTCTTCTTTTACATGTAGCCAGGTAGGAACACAAGTTGATTAATTAATCATCTTTTATAATCATTGCATTACAAGATCGTCATTAACTGTATAATCGAAGGAAGTACAGTCGGGGCGGAGCTAGAGTGCCGCAAACGGGTTCGGTCGAACTTAGTAGCTTtggtttgaatcatgtatttgtcttgaaaaatcaattgactatgtataaattattaatttagaacctagTAACTTAAAAGAATTAGAATCTCGAAGCCATAAGTTTAAAATCCTGACTCCGCCTCTGAGTACAGTTAGCTTGTAAGATTGTATTAGTTAAATTATGACACTCTACGTGAATCCCACATCGATAAAACACGTAAGAGATACTGGGTATATAAGTAAACAAGCCTTAAATTCTAGTGACGCATTTTAAAGTCAT from Nicotiana tabacum cultivar K326 chromosome 24, ASM71507v2, whole genome shotgun sequence includes:
- the LOC107812462 gene encoding putative late blight resistance protein homolog R1B-16 isoform X3, translating into MEDIVESCDRTPTPAKRRYSPIDEELVGLQDDAERIHRHLTRGTKELDVISIVGMPGQSKTTFVRRLYNNPSIVSHFDVRVWCSFSQTYNVGKLLLEILKQIIAGKRVIVGGRSMADMLRKSLMRKRYLIVLDDMWEIKAWDVLRSSFPDDRIGSRIILTTPLEQVARELKYHSYPFHLRMLDGEESFVLWQRTAFQGEICPPELLEVGWLVTRECNGLTDLIIMIAGSIPKKERRDPKSWLKVARELRSQSFEESLMKMIQSSFDRLEDHLKCCLLYMGLFPKGYEIPVSDLLKWWIAEEFVQTIDTLKLEETSKSCLYDLVDRYLITVTETRSDGEIKHCKVREEVHDFCSRKIREEKFMQLVVPYNPHQPAVDTDEQRKCMYIHDIMKNEYSSDKAKSFEKTQGSLEFIAHPKFSIPHRTNLYPLLNDFTLIRVLHLLDMYLESSWATAFQSLTHLRYLAIFVKELDFKWLSHLLHLQTLRVRSSYTMISPAIWRMAKLRHVDINEFSITWEENERVNFVESSEIVLYNLKTLGMFYMSVADMTPNFWGKFPNLEELKLHIDEFGDVPDDSVLSIKLDFPSSLKVLSLCDIFLTDEIVLTIARLRQLETLKLSEIYLTGEKILDLNDNEFPVLRVLKLHHVFMIRWICSNASSSFPLLETLVIKSCSKLEEIPYSFADIEALQFIEVIKCGKSVLESALEIQECRREESNFQVQVSYKD
- the LOC107812462 gene encoding putative late blight resistance protein homolog R1B-16 isoform X2; this encodes MAIIEAKLISMEDIVESCDRTPTPAKRRYSPIDEELVGLQDDAERIHRHLTRGTKELDVISIVGMPGQSKTTFVRRLYNNPSIVSHFDVRVWCSFSQTYNVGKLLLEILKQIIAGKRVIVGGRSMADMLRKSLMRKRYLIVLDDMWEIKAWDVLRSSFPDDRIGSRIILTTPLEQVARELKYHSYPFHLRMLDGEESFVLWQRTAFQGEICPPELLEVGWLVTRECNGLTDLIIMIAGSIPKKERRDPKSWLKVARELRSQSFEESLMKMIQSSFDRLEDHLKCCLLYMGLFPKGYEIPVSDLLKWWIAEEFVQTIDTLKLEETSKSCLYDLVDRYLITVTETRSDGEIKHCKVREEVHDFCSRKIREEKFMQLVVPYNPHQPAVDTDEQRKCMYIHDIMKNEYSSDKAKSFEKTQGSLEFIAHPKFSIPHRTNLYPLLNDFTLIRVLHLLDMYLESSWATAFQSLTHLRYLAIFVKELDFKWLSHLLHLQTLRVRSSYTMISPAIWRMAKLRHVDINEFSITWEENERVNFVESSEIVLYNLKTLGMFYMSVADMTPNFWGKFPNLEELKLHIDEFGDVPDDSVLSIKLDFPSSLKVLSLCDIFLTDEIVLTIARLRQLETLKLSEIYLTGEKILDLNDNEFPVLRVLKLHHVFMIRWICSNASSSFPLLETLVIKSCSKLEEIPYSFADIEALQFIEVIKCGKSVLESALEIQECRREESNFQVQVSYKD
- the LOC107812462 gene encoding putative late blight resistance protein homolog R1B-16 isoform X1, whose protein sequence is MTSLLIKPIIEAKLISMEDIVESCDRTPTPAKRRYSPIDEELVGLQDDAERIHRHLTRGTKELDVISIVGMPGQSKTTFVRRLYNNPSIVSHFDVRVWCSFSQTYNVGKLLLEILKQIIAGKRVIVGGRSMADMLRKSLMRKRYLIVLDDMWEIKAWDVLRSSFPDDRIGSRIILTTPLEQVARELKYHSYPFHLRMLDGEESFVLWQRTAFQGEICPPELLEVGWLVTRECNGLTDLIIMIAGSIPKKERRDPKSWLKVARELRSQSFEESLMKMIQSSFDRLEDHLKCCLLYMGLFPKGYEIPVSDLLKWWIAEEFVQTIDTLKLEETSKSCLYDLVDRYLITVTETRSDGEIKHCKVREEVHDFCSRKIREEKFMQLVVPYNPHQPAVDTDEQRKCMYIHDIMKNEYSSDKAKSFEKTQGSLEFIAHPKFSIPHRTNLYPLLNDFTLIRVLHLLDMYLESSWATAFQSLTHLRYLAIFVKELDFKWLSHLLHLQTLRVRSSYTMISPAIWRMAKLRHVDINEFSITWEENERVNFVESSEIVLYNLKTLGMFYMSVADMTPNFWGKFPNLEELKLHIDEFGDVPDDSVLSIKLDFPSSLKVLSLCDIFLTDEIVLTIARLRQLETLKLSEIYLTGEKILDLNDNEFPVLRVLKLHHVFMIRWICSNASSSFPLLETLVIKSCSKLEEIPYSFADIEALQFIEVIKCGKSVLESALEIQECRREESNFQVQVSYKD